GTGGGAAGGGTTGCATCTCCTCTGCTTATTGTTCTGAGTCATCAAAGTCGGGCCAAAAGGCCTCCGATTCCATTAAACATGAACTCAGATTcactctccttttgtctctcttgctgtcacacacactctctctccctttgctgTTTTGTAAGAAACTGTTTCTTATACCGTTGTATAATTGGTGAAAGTTAATTAAAGATAGTTGATAGAATGCTAATTCATCTTTAGACCTGCTCCTGCTCAGAGCGGAGTTGCATTCCTCCGTTTTAAGAAATAAACCTGCAGTTACCGTTGACTATttgtctctccatcctctacccctCTTTTACCGaccactccccccctctctcgttctccttctGCACATCCCACGACACACACAAGTCAAATGCAACGGTCTCCTGtgtccagtgtgtatgtgtttagatcCGTCTGCAGAGTTCCAGATGACCCCTGACAGTGTCTGTGACAGACAGAGGTGTGGATCCGTGTCAGGGTGTCTCAGAGGAAGGCTTCTCTTCCACAACAGGCCAATAGAGACTATATGCTAAACGGATCTCATTCACTCTCCATGCATCAGGCTACTTAGAGCCAGGGCATTCAGCTTGGAATAATAACCTCTCCCTCTTTAGCTGGTGAGTGGTCATGAATCATCAAATGCGATACGAAGAAAGGATAGTGAAACAAAATGAGAGGAAGCAAGGGTAGAGTAAGGGAAATGCCCaaaagagggagaatagagagagcagaagagaacaATAAAATGAAAGAGTATAAGGAGTCAAATGTGAGTAATCCTGTATGGTTACATTACGCAGGTCAGAGGTCACATTGCCTGGAGACAGCCTGGTGAAAGGCTCACCATGAACAGACAACCCCTTCCATGTGATGGAGCTAACAGCCGTGCACTAGGCAACAGGCCAGACGCACGGCTATGTCGATGCTCCATATGGGGTCAGAGTAGACTAGCATAAGTGGGTCACCGGCCAGGGTAAACAAGTTAATGTGTTGATCATTGCATATATCATAGGTCAGACTGTGGAAAAATgtgttggttaaaaaaaaaagtgttaaacacatcatATGCTGCCTTGTAGAACCGGTTCATTGTCTTTTGGGACTCATTTTATTATTTTGATCAAGTGCCTAGTCCTTAACCAAACCCTAATCTCTACCCTTAAACAATCTGAAAGAACTGGATGGTTGTGTCATCTGATTCTCATAGCCTGCGTTTACACAGGGAGCACAAttgtaatatttttttccccaaatGGCAAAAGAACACATCGGGTTGGTCAAAAGACAAATAATTGAGCAAGAGATCAGAATTGGTCTCTCTGTGTAAAACACATCCTTCTGGCTTCCATCTGTACCCAGGAGTGAACCTTATAAGGATATAAGGAGAGGAAGCTTCTTTGAAACAGTGAGAgccattcctccctctctaaaATAAACCACCATGCCTTAGAAAGAACTGTGACACCACCCTATGGCGGTTTGCAGTTATTACAGTTTTAAAAGGTGCAAATAAACAAAGCCAGCCACCAACTGAGAAGAAACACACCGGAAAGATTAACGGCTGAAAGTAGCAGGTGGCCGCGGCGTGCGAGCGATCACCTGGTGGGTGTTAACGAACACATGTAGTAGCGACAGGAAATTGATGGATCATGTTCTGTGGAGAGGCGATAGGATTGCCTGAGGGTGGGTGTCCTATACTCTGGTGCGTTTCCTCGACATGAAACAGACAGATCAGTGTACAATGTCTTTTATTAACGAACCACCACCTAAAGTCTAAACACATCCAGAACACAAATCAATTGAGCACAATCAAACCTAACTGCACCACAGCtcataatacaaaaaaaaaaaaaacctgtacAAAATGTGATTTAAAAAGTTAATGTCAAGCCTTTTATTTGGTATACAGATATTCatatatttatacagtatatatatttatatatatatatgtgccaCTGCAGTCAGACAAACTGATCATATTTAATAAGGAACAAAAATAAAGAGAAATAGAATTAGAGAAACTTCAGAGGAATACAGTGAAACATGTTGTCGTGGTAACAATGAGCAACAGGAATGACGAGGTAAACAGCCAGGCAGAgaaactgaacaaaaacaaacagaagTTCTACAGAGAGGCAGCGGAGTGGCATGGACCTTCACGTGTCAACTACATGGAGAGGTCCGTGTGGACACCCAAGTCTAAACACACACACGATCAGAAACACTAAAATACagtatcatacacacacactcatcgcTGGTCCATACCAACGCCAGGAATCATACAGATAGACACGTTCCTgcgcacacactacacacacacagcagctgaaggacattcagagctaGAGAGATGCAATGGGTGTGTGCTGGACCAGTGGGAATGGAGTAtaaagagaggacagaagggcaAGAGCgctaaaggagagatggagggcagtGCTACAAGTGTCAGCGTGGTTGTGCCCCCTGCTGGTCACTCCGAGTCTCGCTGGACCTCGGAGGCATCAGCCCTACAGATGGGACACGTCCTGTTAGCCTGGAGAGAGACaaccagagggagggagagtgacaaTGGCAGTTAACCCGCAGGGATGACTTGCTCATTACAGGGAAACAACTCCAGATTTGAGGGAACTAAGAATGAAGACGTTTCACAGCATCTAGGAAAGTACGTTTGCCAACTAGTTGATCCTGAATTGTGAAATACTGGAGCGAGAGAAACTCACCCTGAGCCACTTGTCCACACACTTCCCATGGAACTCGTGACTGCAGGGTAGAACCCGCAGCAGCTGACGAGACTCAAAGTCactcatacacaccacacacctgcAAATCAACAGTACATTGTGTTATTACAACAGAAACGCCAACACCAACAGTATGATCCGATTGATAAATGCGGAGGATAATATCCTCATATTCCATTCTGATAGGGGATGTACTCACAGAGTCTGTTCTGATTGGTGGTTGTTGGGGTTGAACCTATAGGAAGGCAGCTGTTCAATGTCTCCCTTGGTCAGTCCTCTGAGTTTGGCCTCTCCAAGACGCTCAGCCAGGTTGAGAAGGGCCTCATAGTTCTCCACCTCTCCGTCATCTACGTCCAGCTCCAGGCTGATGGCAGGGCCTGTTGGCTGGACTGGCAGCATGGagctgacagagggagagaaacccactTACGTACAGACACTGTGTGCCTACACAGCGCATTAGAACTGAGGAGAGTGGCAGATACATGCTGTACATGAAAGCTCAGCAGTATTTACACAAATATGCTGTGCCACAAGGGTAGGTTTCTTCCACACAATATGGCAGCGTCTCCAGATTCTCTAAACTACAACTCCCATGATGTCGAGCTAGAAGCGGATGGTGGACTTACAGGAAGTAAGGCAGGAAACTGGGGTGGTAAGGCGAGGGTGGCAGTGGCTGCTGGGAGCGGTAGCGTCGTCCTGGGATACGTCGTGGCATGAAGCTGGGATACGACTGAGAGAAGATATGTGGCATCGTCAACATCGCTGGCAATACCAGATTTTAAAATAAAGCCAACAGCCTTTTAAAATGGCTTAAAAGATAATGATGCAACCATCACCCTGATGTGTGATAAAGGTGGTTTGAAGagaatggcagagagagacactcacCACTCCAAAGAACTCCTGGGGCAGTGGATCATGGGAAAGGAAGTGGAGCTGTGTGGAGTGGGGGGGCAGGCCGGGGTGGCCTGCGGGGGGGTAGTGGAGACCCGCCCCTAAGGACAAGTGTTCCCCCAACAGCTCCACGTCATTCTCTATCCTCTGTAAtggctaggagggagggagagagaagggggggggttgATTACATGAGAGCAAGTGGAGCTACCCAAATAGTTAAATGATTACCTACAACTTCAACTACTAACTGAAATACTGCTTTAAGTCGCTAATGGAGGTTCAAATTGCTAATGCCACTCACCGATCTGGCCTGCTGTGTGGGGTAGGGTCCAAACTGTCCTGGCTGGGGGAGGTGAGGGGGATGGTGGGGGAGGTGAGGGGGATGGTGGGACAGGTGGGGAGGGGGCAGGAGAAAGGTGGGGTCACTGGACAGCAGGGAGGGGAATGGGTAGGGCATGGGAAGGTGCTGCACAGAGCATGTCTGCAGAACCTGAGACCGAGATGGAGCCATTTAAAATACACGATTCTATTACAATATAGATGACAGATAATGACGCATTATGTACACATAAAAATACATGCTGATGGAAAACGGAGGGAATTAGACCCATATGAAGTAGGCATACCGTGCGAACTAtatcagacaaacagacagggtaGTTGAACTCACCGATGGAGGAACACTGCAGACAGGGTAGTGTTGTCCACTGAAGACCACCGAGCATGCTGGGAGCTGCGGGGGGGCAGAGCGGGGAGACAGGCCGGGGGGTGCGCCAGGGGGAGAGACCGGATACGACACCTGAGAAGAACCCTGGGAGCAGAAGTCAAAAGGTCAGAATTCAAACCACCACGTCACCCGAACGCCCACATAGAAGGATAAAGATGCCTCTAATCACATTCAATAATGTTTGATTGGCAACTATAGAAACAAAATGGCTTCTTGTTTCCCCACTGACCTGGTCATGAAGGTCCAGCACCACACTGCTCTGCTGCTGAGGGGGGTGCTGGGGGTGGGCGGCAGGGTGCATCAGCCTGGGGGACAGGTTAGGAGGGTGGTGGAGGGGGCGTGGGGATAGGTTGGGGGGTGGTAGGGGCGCTCCTCTGGCCCCGGGGGTTGCTGGTTGTAGGGGTAACTCTGAGGGGGGACGGGGTGGCGGTAGTTCTCATCCTGAGGCCCTGCTGAGAGGCCGTGGTGGGGGTGAGAATGATGATGGTGCgggttgtggtgatggtggtggtagtggtgatgatgatgttgttgttgggggtgAGAGTTGTGATGAGGGTGGGAGGTGAGACGGTCACGGCGGCCACGCTGGCGTCTCAttggaggactggggagagaggacacTTGACATTATTACATCACAATTTATACCAAACATCCTCATCCTATCACAACAGATAATGCCCCAAGGAAAAATTACTACACACGGATTCTGtgtcattgacacacacacacacacacacacacacacacacatacatacctgCGGCGGTTGCGAACAGGAGTGTGGCATCGCTCTGGCAGGTAGTGGGGGTGTGGCCTGCGACTGGGTGGGGGTGTGGCCCAGGTAGTGGGGGTGTGGGGTAGCTCCCAGGGACGAATGGGAGAggatggggtggagggaggggcagagCTCAGATCTAACATAGACTGCTGGGAAAGACGCTGTCGCTTTGGGCTAGGACTGTCCTCCATCTATAgatgagacagcgagagagataaGGGAGTAGAAAGACAGCATGGTGTTAAATAAGGCTACAGCATTCCTACTGCTGTGTTGGTACAACAGGGAGAGGTTAATATCCTCACCTTGTCCCGCTCATCACTGCAGATGTTATCAGGGTGGAAGTGCAGGACACCTACAGGCCACAGAGAATAACAGGAGGGTCAAGCCAGGCTATAGGCCCCACAAAACCTCAAAGCTCAGACTTGGGTGGGCCTGGCTAACAGGTAAACACCAGTAGTCATGCTCCTTTAAACCATGTCTGCAAGTACCATTTGTAGAGAAAGTAGCAGCCCAAATTGTGTCTACAAATATGCACGTATTATAGCTGGATAAAGTCTGCTCGGTCTAGGGCAGGGTTTCCCCAAACTCATGTTTTTTTTCTAGCACTACACAGATGCTTCAAATCTACACGTtttgataatttgaatcagctgcGTAGTGCTAGGGGAAAAAACAAAAAGTGTACCCCTTGGGGACCCGAGGATGAGTATGGGAAACTGGTGTAGGGCTTCAAATTGCCTGGTTCAGTGTCTGCCACTGACAAGAGGGAGAACCACTCTAAGACGTAACAATAATCTTGCTGTTCTCAAATATAAAAACTACCCCCTCTGCTGCCTCAATCTTACACAGACACAATCCCCTCCAATCGCCAACAGGCAGAGATGCCCTTGAACTGTGCGGATGGAGTTTGCTTTAAAACAGTCCTCTGAAAACACCTCCCTCCCCAGCCTCCCATCTCCAAACTAGCCCCCTCCCTTCCTCAGTCGCTTCAGAAACAACAGATCTGAGAGCAATCCCATCGCTCCTCTCTGCTGCTCTGTGAAGTCAGGGGAGAGTGACAGCTCAAAGACGCCCCgccagcagaacagaacagagcagccaGGCGACTGGCGCTCAGCTCcgacagggagggacagagatcCAGACATTGGGCTGGGTGAGGATTGCCAGGTTATAAGGCGTAGTCCTAGAATCTGGGCCTCAGCACAGAGCCAGCAGCTGCATACAACCCTGGTTCCAGGATTGAGCCACTAGTCTAAGCTGCTCTTCCACGAGCCCAAAACAGAGTTTATCTGTTTGAgctcagagagggaaagaaaCCGTGGACAAATGCACAGACATATTTTCAACACCTCCAAATCCAGTCCTAACACATTCCCCTGAAAGTGATGTTCAGAGGCGTGACATGCTGAGAGCTCTGCTCACAGAACACACAAATGGAAAATCACACACAGGGTATTCAAGTAGAGGCCTCTGCAGCTGCTTAGAGCAGGGAGTGTGTGTGCCACACAAGCATGTTCAAAAGTGTGCGTATGCGCAAGTGTTATTTTCGGTCTGGATGGCAAACATGCTATTACAAAAGCTCTCCATTAAAAGCTTGCATTCATAGGCCTTTCTGCCTCTAGGGAATCCACTCTGTTATAACTGTAACCTGTTTCTTCAGAGGTTAGTGGAAGCCACGATAGACTACTGGGTAAACACAGACTGACGTCACTGTTGAAAGCATGACCG
This genomic stretch from Oncorhynchus tshawytscha isolate Ot180627B linkage group LG21, Otsh_v2.0, whole genome shotgun sequence harbors:
- the LOC112220948 gene encoding LOW QUALITY PROTEIN: E3 ubiquitin-protein ligase RNF38 (The sequence of the model RefSeq protein was modified relative to this genomic sequence to represent the inferred CDS: inserted 1 base in 1 codon), which translates into the protein MDPPRTRSRSGFFHYGMNGGGNGNNTINNGNMMNASGGIGVNYPQQNNPGWVPHGARGSYSENQHTQGNYLSGGAQRHPSHGAHRHPGTGVLHFHPDNICSDERDKMEDSPSPKRQRLSQQSMLDLSSAPPSTPSSPIRPWELPHTPTTWATPPPSRRPHPHYLPERCHTPVRNRRSPPMRRQRGRRDRLTSHPHHNSHPQQQHHHHHYHHHHHNPHHHHSHPHHGLSAGPQDENYRHPVPPQSYPYNQQPPGPEERPYHPPTXSPRPLHHPPNLSPRLMHPAAHPQHPPQQQSSVVLDLHDQGSSQVSYPVSPPGAPPGLSPRSAPPQLPACSVVFSGQHYPVCSVPPSVLQTCSVQHLPMPYPFPSLLSSDPTFLLPPPHLSHHPPHLPHHPPHLPQPGQFGPYPTQQARSPLQRIENDVELLGEHLSLGAGLHYPPAGHPGLPPHSTQLHFLSHDPLPQEFFGVSYPSFMPRRIPGRRYRSQQPLPPSPYHPSFLPYFLSMLPVQPTGPAISLELDVDDGEVENYEALLNLAERLGEAKLRGLTKGDIEQLPSYRFNPNNHQSEQTLCVVCMSDFESRQLLRVLPCSHEFHGKCVDKWLRANRTCPICRADASEVQRDSE